The DNA sequence atattataatatagtggatactacaatgaagattttataattgtcttcatgtgaatATATTTCTTTTTGACCCTTAAATGATGAATtgtatggttagattttgatatttataaaagtgttgtttttgtttaaagtgtggctaaataaataaaccacacttttaaccaaagcatcttcatgagaagatatttttgccatcttcattgtagtatccaccttaTAATATACTTTAGAATGACAGatgttatttttctacttttaaattagtttctataattaaaataaaaaataaaaatctttatttatcattttattttattttatttgaacacGACAAGTAAACAAACTGTGTCCATCTTCTTAAGTTCCGAAACAATGATGAATGCTAATCACATCATCGGTACAAAGAATCTTGCCTATATAAACCTTTCTTCTACAATTATCCCTTCTCACCTCTCCATTCTCACACTTACAAACACTTAAACACTCTCAAAACCCCACCAAAAAAAAATGGAAGGTAACACTCTTCTTTCTCTCGCATTGCTCTGTATTGTAGTTGCCGGCGTAGGAGCCCAGTCTCCGGCGGCCTCTCCGACCGCATTAACAACAACTCCGGCCACCACCACTCCAGTTTCTTCTCCCGCACAAACCCCTTACAAACCTAAATCACCAGCTCCGGTTGCTTCTCCCAAGCCAGCAGCTTTATCTCCGGCAACAAATGCTGCTGCTCCTGCTCCGGCAACCAACCCTCCGGCGGCGACTCCTCTGAGCACTCCGCCGACAGCACAGATTCCGGTGAGTTCTCCACCGGCACCTGTTCCAGTGAGCTCTCCACCTTTGGCAGTGCCAGTGAGCTCTCCTCCAGTCGCGGCGCCAATCACCCCCGTGGCTCCTGCTCCAGCGCCGACGAAACCTAAGAACGGAAAGAAGAGTAAGAAAAACGGTGCTCCGGCACCGGCACCGTCGTTGCTTAGTCCTCCAGCTCCACCAACAGGAGCTCCTGGACCCAGCGAAGATTCTTCGTCTCCTGGTCCTGCTGCTTCTTCTAACGACGACGTACGTtcgtttattttctttaattcttaatttaataattgattttttaattctattataattttataaagttAAAATGATGTAGCAACGTGTTCTTCTATCCCTTAACCAGATCGTATCAGTTGGATTTTTATTGGAGACCCAAACGACCGTTGTTCGATTCttgttttggggggggggggggggggaggggattCTTAAAGTAACATATGTtatcatcaaaaaaaaaaaagtaacatatgttaattttaaattttaacagtATTTAGGTTCTTTTTAATTTGAGATTTGTATCTCGAGGACTTAAGGAAAagaaaatactatttatatattaaaattaatgataTTATAttcgtatataaatatatattatttaatttatttttaatatatattttatattaataattaattttaatgcacaTCTAGTATAATTATAAACAATAATGTAGTATTGTCACATGTGTCATTATTTAATTGACAACATGTCTGATTTGACTAACGAAATATTTTAgcgattaatttaattaaaaaaatttctaaaatcaatttaaaaaataaattattttaaaaacgaaattaaatattaatttctatAATATTTGGAATCTGAATTTGTCCGCCTTTTGATTTGCAGAGTGGAGCAGAAAGTTTCAGGAGCTTGAAGAATGTGATGGGATTCTTGGCATTGAGCTGTGCGGCTCTTGTTTTCATCATCTAAACACCACACACTCCTTTTGCTGTTGTCATATTCTTGTATAattcctttttatctttttaaatttttctttgggCCCTGCTATGGGCATACATTACATTTATTTACATTGTTTGCTTGTATCATTTTGTTCTTAAggttattatcattatcattatcattataattattaatcTCAATAATGCTTGGCCTTTCGGTTGGTTCGATCATTTTGGTTTGTGCATTACTCTTTGAGTTGCTTTAAGGTTCAATGTCATGATGATCTTTAGGCTTTAACGACTTATGATTATGACTTATAAGTGGTTGCATTGCACACACTTGCCCTATCGTTTAGAGTGAAAGcgaaggaaagaaaataatatGTGCTAGCATGAGGCTACTTtttgtcaaagaaaaaaaaaaagaatgtgaGGAGGTCAGtaaattttgtgttttgtaatcattaattgattatcaatagtgtttttaatagtgtgaaattacatctaatagtaaaaaattacttttttttatggttaagtgtTCGTTAAATTGTTAAAAAATGCTGATTCTTAGACTTTAATGAGTCGATATTGTTGCAATATAATACGAATACTAAATTATATTGAATAGAAAGCTCAAGCAaaattcttttctcttcttggaaTGGTTTGGAAACAGTTTTATCCTTAGTTTACTTTTTTAAGTGGAATTAAAGGAGAACATGTCAATTAAACAAAAGTACATACGATAAGTAGGTTTATGAAAAGTCattcttattattattgtcaAAATAGTTTCTAAAAAATTATACCTACTTTAATTTTGTTGTCAAAACATTGGAGCATCAAATCGGTCCTAATTTATGTCGCGCATCATCTTCTAAGCTCTTAGAAGTTAGAACCAATATGATTCGGTTATATTTTTTGGTGATTAATTTAATGCATTAATCTTTCAATAATGAACCTGACACACGTGATTTTCTAAAGACCATTTCAATAATGAACCCTAAACCATTTTACATATCAATAATCTTTGGTAgatgatgaacggataatttatacactttttgacattgtttttaggtagtttttaataagatctagctatttttagggatgttttcattggtttttatgctaaattcacatttctggactttactatgagtttgtgtatttttctgtgatttcaggtattttctggctgaaattaagggacctgagcaaaactctgataaaatactgacaaaggactgctgatgctgttggattctgacctccctacactcgaaatgtattttctggagctacaaaactccaaatggtgcgctctcaacaaagttggaaagtagacatccagagctttccagcaatatataatagtccatactttattcgagattagacgatgcaaactggcgctcaacgcctattccatgctgcattctggagtcaaacgccagaaacacgtcacaaaccagagttaaacgccaaaaacacattacaacttggcgtttaaatccaaaagaagcctctgcacgtgtaaagctcaagctcagtccaagcacacaccaagtgggccccagaagtggatttatgcatcaattacttatttctgtaaaccctagtagctagtctagtataaataggacattttactattgtattagatatctctggattgtattttgatcctttgatcacgttttggaggctggcctctcggccaagcctggaccatcacttatgtattttcaacggtggagtttctacacaccatagattaagtgtgttgagctctgctgtacctcgagtttcaatgcaattactacaattttctattcaattcagcttattcttgttctaagatattcgttgcacttcaacatgatgaatgtgatgatccgtgatactcatcatcattctcacttatgaacacgtgactgacaaccacttctgttctaccttagaccgagcgcatatctcttggattccttgatcagaatcttcggggtataagctagaattgttggcggcattcatgagaatctgaaaagtataaaccttgtctgtggtattccgagtaggattcagggattgaatggctgtgacgagcttcaaactcacgattgttgggcgtgatgacaaacacaaaagaatcaatggattctattccgatatgatcgagaaccgacaaatgattagttgtgctgtgacaagagcatttggacctttttcactgagaggatgggaagtagccattgacaatggtgatgccctacatacagcttgcaatggaaaggagtaagaaggattgaaggaaggcagtaggaaagcagagatccaacaggcaCAAAGCATatccacacacttatctgaaattctcaccaatgatttacataagtatttctatctttattatctgttta is a window from the Arachis hypogaea cultivar Tifrunner chromosome 1, arahy.Tifrunner.gnm2.J5K5, whole genome shotgun sequence genome containing:
- the LOC112799850 gene encoding uncharacterized protein; protein product: MEGNTLLSLALLCIVVAGVGAQSPAASPTALTTTPATTTPVSSPAQTPYKPKSPAPVASPKPAALSPATNAAAPAPATNPPAATPLSTPPTAQIPVSSPPAPVPVSSPPLAVPVSSPPVAAPITPVAPAPAPTKPKNGKKSKKNGAPAPAPSLLSPPAPPTGAPGPSEDSSSPGPAASSNDDSGAESFRSLKNVMGFLALSCAALVFII